In Helianthus annuus cultivar XRQ/B chromosome 3, HanXRQr2.0-SUNRISE, whole genome shotgun sequence, a single window of DNA contains:
- the LOC110929710 gene encoding zinc finger protein VAR3, chloroplastic isoform X1 codes for MAGASTRLLFLLTNPSSLIHQRPISLFRLARRHSITFPFTTLTAAPNHHHHLRHTGQYSPTPTKFPASFYSTRTNYAFQDNHHVSADGYRAPPSHPWQEWSRLLESLSMAGYFNGNGNIEDEFVESEKLSKEFVAAVNSCLAFARDRPEILGWLPRKDMEVIINDGYPFLFKSGHEIERRMRAFLQGSNEATSVDLMKYILSYASNPGRNINEATESSVRSVLHEIGNLANRGRTSEQYEQKPRNPGPNITMKRGDWICQKCSFMNFARNTKCLECEELRPQRQTIDGEWDCPRCNFFNYRKNVVCLKCECKRPDTAPSHGSNPGYIPSMHTQDTEKEVKTERWFKKVKELHGVTGPENDIIRKEENRFLDNKGKNQSFPPHQGSTSGFVPFPPDHFAKKDSTIKPTNEVSYWNTNRAPFDQNLVQETSNQFRTNEPKRETSYVGQRTPESMNGKGQNLVQETSNQFRTNEPKRETSYVGQQTPESMNGKGGWTGKSLEGSAVTEPDPLDMSEEAKAERWFKRVAQIKDISELSQIPDEDFPSIMPMRKGVNRFVVSKRKTPLERRLTSPQYRKNLRIMSSDPMKKEDD; via the exons ATGGCCGGAGCTTCAACAAGATTACTCTTTCTCTTAACCAATCCATCATCCTTAATCCACCAACGCCCTATCAGCCTCTTCCGTTTAGCTCGCCGCCACTCCATCACCTTCCCGTTCACAACCCTAACTGCCGcccccaaccaccaccaccacctccgtcATACTGGCCAGTATTCACCCACTCCGACCAAATTCCCTGCGAGTTTTTACTCCACACGGACTAATTATGCATTTCAGGATAATCATCATGTTTCTGCTGACGGCTATCGTGCGCCGCCGTCTCATCCGTGGCAGGAGTGGTCCAGACTACTTGAAAGTCTATCTATGGCAGGTTATTTTAACGGAAACGGTAATATTGAGGATGAATTTGTGGAGAGTGAAAAGTTATCGAAGGAGTTTGTGGCTGCTGTGAATTCGTGTTTGGCGTTTGCTCGTGATAGACCTGAAATCTTAGG GTGGCTTCCAAGGAAGGATATGGAGGTGATTATCAATGATGGATATCCATTTCTGTTCAAAAGTGGTCATGAAATTGAAAGAAGAATGAGAGCTTTCTTACAG GGATCCAATGAAGCAACATCAGTAGACTTGATGAAGTATATACTGAGTTATGCAAGCAATCCTGGAAGAAACATCAATGAGGCTACTGAATCGTCTGTCAGAAGCGTGTTACATGAGATCGGTAATTTGGCCAATAGAGGCCGAACATCAGAGCAGTATGAACAAAAGCCAAGAAATCCTGGACCGAATATTACCATGAAGAGGGGTGACTGGATATGCCAAAA GTGTAGTTTCATGAACTTTGCAAGGAACACAAAATGCCTTGAATGTGAGGAGCTGAGACCACAGAGACAAACGATTGATGGGGAATGGGATTGTCCTCG ATGCAATTTTTTTAATTACCGAAAAAACGTGGTGTGCTTGAAATGTGAGTGTAAGCGACCAGATACAGCTCCCTCACACGGAAGCAATCCGGGATATATTCCGAGCATGCATACTCAAGATACCGAAAAAGAAGTTAAGACGGAAAGATGGTTCAAGAAAGTAAAGGAGTTGCATGGCGTCACTGGCCCGGAAAACGATATTATACGTAAAGAGGAAAACCGTTTTCTAGATAATAAAGGTAAAAATCAATCGTTTCCTCCTCACCAAGGAAGCACTAGCGGCTTTGTTCCATTTCCACCTGACCATTTTGCCAAAAAAGATTCAACCATAAAACCGACAAATGAAGTTTCCTACTGGAATACGAATAGAGCCCCTTTTGATCAAAATCTTGTGCAAGAAACAAGTAATCAATTTAGAACAAACGAGCCTAAACGTGAAACCTCGTATGTTGGTCAACGAACACCGGAAAGCATGAACGGAAAAGGTCAAAATCTTGTGCAAGAAACAAGTAATCAATTTAGAACAAACGAACCTAAACGCGAAACCTCGTATGTTGGTCAACAAACACCGGAAAGCATGAACGGAAAAGGTGGGTGGACCGGAAAGAGTCTTGAGGGATCAGCAGTGACAGAACCTGACCCATTAGACATGTCAGAAGAGGCTAAGGCAGAAAGGTGGTTCAAACGTGTTGCGCAAATTAAGGATATTTCTGAGTTAAGTCAAATCCCTGATGAAGACTTCCCATCGATCATGCCGATGCGCAAAGGGGTTAATCGGTTTGTTGTGAGCAAGAGGAAAACGCCATTGGAAAGGAGATTAACGTCGCCTCAGTACAGAAAGAATCTAAGAATAATGAGTTCTGATCCAATGAAAAAGGAAGACGATTGA
- the LOC110929710 gene encoding zinc finger protein VAR3, chloroplastic isoform X2: protein MAGASTRLLFLLTNPSSLIHQRPISLFRLARRHSITFPFTTLTAAPNHHHHLRHTGQYSPTPTKFPASFYSTRTNYAFQDNHHVSADGYRAPPSHPWQEWSRLLESLSMAGYFNGNGNIEDEFVESEKLSKEFVAAVNSCLAFARDRPEILGWLPRKDMEVIINDGYPFLFKSGHEIERRMRAFLQGSNEATSVDLMKYILSYASNPGRNINEATESSVRSVLHEIGNLANRGRTSEQYEQKPRNPGPNITMKRGDWICQKCSFMNFARNTKCLECEELRPQRQTIDGEWDCPRCNFFNYRKNVVCLKCECKRPDTAPSHGSNPGYIPSMHTQDTEKEVKTERWFKKVKELHGVTGPENDIIRKEENRFLDNKGKNQSFPPHQGSTSGFVPFPPDHFAKKDSTIKPTNEVSYWNTNRAPFDQNLVQETSNQFRTNEPKRETSYVGQRTPESMNGKGGWTGKSLEGSAVTEPDPLDMSEEAKAERWFKRVAQIKDISELSQIPDEDFPSIMPMRKGVNRFVVSKRKTPLERRLTSPQYRKNLRIMSSDPMKKEDD from the exons ATGGCCGGAGCTTCAACAAGATTACTCTTTCTCTTAACCAATCCATCATCCTTAATCCACCAACGCCCTATCAGCCTCTTCCGTTTAGCTCGCCGCCACTCCATCACCTTCCCGTTCACAACCCTAACTGCCGcccccaaccaccaccaccacctccgtcATACTGGCCAGTATTCACCCACTCCGACCAAATTCCCTGCGAGTTTTTACTCCACACGGACTAATTATGCATTTCAGGATAATCATCATGTTTCTGCTGACGGCTATCGTGCGCCGCCGTCTCATCCGTGGCAGGAGTGGTCCAGACTACTTGAAAGTCTATCTATGGCAGGTTATTTTAACGGAAACGGTAATATTGAGGATGAATTTGTGGAGAGTGAAAAGTTATCGAAGGAGTTTGTGGCTGCTGTGAATTCGTGTTTGGCGTTTGCTCGTGATAGACCTGAAATCTTAGG GTGGCTTCCAAGGAAGGATATGGAGGTGATTATCAATGATGGATATCCATTTCTGTTCAAAAGTGGTCATGAAATTGAAAGAAGAATGAGAGCTTTCTTACAG GGATCCAATGAAGCAACATCAGTAGACTTGATGAAGTATATACTGAGTTATGCAAGCAATCCTGGAAGAAACATCAATGAGGCTACTGAATCGTCTGTCAGAAGCGTGTTACATGAGATCGGTAATTTGGCCAATAGAGGCCGAACATCAGAGCAGTATGAACAAAAGCCAAGAAATCCTGGACCGAATATTACCATGAAGAGGGGTGACTGGATATGCCAAAA GTGTAGTTTCATGAACTTTGCAAGGAACACAAAATGCCTTGAATGTGAGGAGCTGAGACCACAGAGACAAACGATTGATGGGGAATGGGATTGTCCTCG ATGCAATTTTTTTAATTACCGAAAAAACGTGGTGTGCTTGAAATGTGAGTGTAAGCGACCAGATACAGCTCCCTCACACGGAAGCAATCCGGGATATATTCCGAGCATGCATACTCAAGATACCGAAAAAGAAGTTAAGACGGAAAGATGGTTCAAGAAAGTAAAGGAGTTGCATGGCGTCACTGGCCCGGAAAACGATATTATACGTAAAGAGGAAAACCGTTTTCTAGATAATAAAGGTAAAAATCAATCGTTTCCTCCTCACCAAGGAAGCACTAGCGGCTTTGTTCCATTTCCACCTGACCATTTTGCCAAAAAAGATTCAACCATAAAACCGACAAATGAAGTTTCCTACTGGAATACGAATAGAGCCCCTTTTGATCAAAATCTTGTGCAAGAAACAAGTAATCAATTTAGAACAAACGAGCCTAAACGTGAAACCTCGTATGTTGGTCAACGAACACCGGAAAGCATGAACGGAAAAG GTGGGTGGACCGGAAAGAGTCTTGAGGGATCAGCAGTGACAGAACCTGACCCATTAGACATGTCAGAAGAGGCTAAGGCAGAAAGGTGGTTCAAACGTGTTGCGCAAATTAAGGATATTTCTGAGTTAAGTCAAATCCCTGATGAAGACTTCCCATCGATCATGCCGATGCGCAAAGGGGTTAATCGGTTTGTTGTGAGCAAGAGGAAAACGCCATTGGAAAGGAGATTAACGTCGCCTCAGTACAGAAAGAATCTAAGAATAATGAGTTCTGATCCAATGAAAAAGGAAGACGATTGA
- the LOC110929711 gene encoding upstream activation factor subunit UAF30: MLPQKMKKVITDNPKKLATLIDLVNLPSTLREFVGRSQSSRLGCFRHVWSYIKDNNLQDPNNKNIVHCDEKLKSILLGKTQVELAELPMLIKLHFPKVQK; the protein is encoded by the exons ATGTTGCCGCAAAAGATGAAGAAGGTTATCACAGATAACCCGAAGAAACTTGCAACCTTGATTGATCTTGTTAACTTACCTTCAACACTTAGAGAGTTTGTTGGACGGTCTCAAAGTTCTCGGCTAGGTTGTTTTCGGCATGTTTGGTCCTACATAAAAGATAACAATCTCCAG GATCCAAACAACAAAAACATAGTTCATTGTGATGAAAAACTGAAGAGTATTCTGTTGGGAAAAACTCAGGTGGAGCTAGCTGAACTTCCTATGCTAATTAAGCTGCATTTTCCAAAGGTGCAAAAGTGA
- the LOC110928001 gene encoding GDSL esterase/lipase At4g26790, which translates to MKGIPLLLFGCFVAQLRMIHAGISSIIVFGDSSVDPGNNNYMPTIAKSNFQPYGCDFYGKLPTGRFSNGRIATDFISEALGIRPIIPAYLDPHYGVVDFAKGVSFASAGTGYDNITSAIMSVIPLWKQLEYFKEYQNKMMIQFGVAEATKVLSEALYVISLGTNDFIENYYALPLRSLVYSVEEYENFLLVKARNFVTDLYNLGARKISIAGLPPMGCLPLERTKHYFVCIDRYNRVAQEYNVKLQQLVAQLNQDLGGVKLVYSDIYSILFDIIMNPQSFGFEVGEKACCATGRYEMSYLCNKFNPFTCDIANKYVFWDSFHPSEKTNFIVAQHAINTTLAGFL; encoded by the exons ATGAAAGGCATACCTTTGCTGCTATTTGGTTGTTTTGTGGCTCAGTTGAGAATGATTCATGCCGGAATATCCTCGATTATCGTGTTCGGGGACTCTTCTGTGGATCCGGGTAACAATAACTATATGCCAACTATTGCCAAGAGCAATTTTCAGCCCTATGGTTGTGATTTTTATGGTAAGCTACCCACGGGTCGCTTTTCTAATGGGCGGATCGCAACGGATTTTATCTCCGAGGCTCTCGGGATCAGGCCTATAATACCTGCCTATTTGGACCCTCATTATGGTGTGGTAGATTTTGCTAAAGGAGTTAGTTTTGCTTCAGCGGGAACTGGTTATGATAATATTACGTCCGCAATAATG TCTGTCATACCGCTATGGAAGCAGCTCGAATACTTCAAGGAATACCAGAACAAAATGATGATTCAATTCGGAGTTGCAGAAGCCACCAAAGTATTAAGTGAAGCGCTTTACGTTATAAGTCTAGGAACAAATGACTTCATAGAAAACTATTACGCGCTTCCACTTAGATCATTGGTTTATTCCGTCGAAGAATATGAGAATTTTCTTTTAGTGAAAGCCCGAAACTTCGTCACAGATTTATATAATCTTGGAGCACGTAAAATATCTATAGCCGGGCTTCCTCCAATGGGCTGTTTGCCATTAGAAAGAACCAAACATTACTTTGTATGTATAGATAGATACAATCGTGTGGCGCAGGAGTACAATGTGAAGTTGCAACAACTAGTGGCACAGTTGAACCAGGATTTGGGTGGCGTAAAGTTGGTCTACTCAGATATTTATAGCATTCTCTTTGATATCATCATGAATCCACAATCTTTTG GGTTTGAGGTTGGGGAGAAAGCATGTTGTGCAACTGGAAGATATGAAATGAGTTACCTGTGCAACAAATTCAACCCATTCACATGTGACATTGcgaataaatatgtattttggGATTCATTTCACCCATCTGAGAAGACAAATTTCATAGTTGCACAGCATGCGATCAACACCACCTTGGCAGGATTTCTGTAg